The DNA window TACTCCACAATCAGGACAGGAATTTCGCTCTACAGTGAAATCAACGTCAGCTGAATGGAAAGAATATTTGACCGAACTAAAAGATAAAGTGAATAGCTTAAAAGAGTCGATCAATCATTTAACAGAAGAAGCTAAATCTCAGCTTCCTGAAGCAGTCGATGGATTAAAAGCTTCACTGGAAACATGGACAGAGAGTACCGCTCCTGCTAAAGAACATCTTCAACTTGAAATCATGGCCATCCA is part of the Planococcus kocurii genome and encodes:
- a CDS encoding YtxH domain-containing protein produces the protein MKASRFFLGLATGVAAGAATALFSTPQSGQEFRSTVKSTSAEWKEYLTELKDKVNSLKESINHLTEEAKSQLPEAVDGLKASLETWTESTAPAKEHLQLEIMAIQNSIEELQKAISKDKKVIKNDDQPKSEKVDDDTQSA